The Rouxiella sp. WC2420 region TATGGGGCTATAGCTCAGCTGGGAGAGCGCCTGCCTTGCACGCAGGAGGTCAGCGGTTCGATCCCGCTTAGCTCCACCATATCCATACGGCTCACATCAAATACTTCAGAGTATATTGGAAACAGTATGCTGCGAAGTATTTTGCTCTTTAACAATCTGGAACAAGCTGAAAAATTGAAATGATACAGCTGAACATAACTCTCCGTAGAAGTTTTGAGTTATGCGCACCTGTATTAGAGTCTCTCAAATAATCACGGCTACGAACGGCGTCACTCTTTATGAGTTTAAAAGACACCTTCGGGTTGTGAGGTTAAGCGACTAAGCGTACACGGTGGATGCCTAGGCAGTCAGAGGCGATGAAGGGCGTGCTAATCTGCGAAAAGCGTCGGTAAGGTGATATGAACCGTTATACCCGACGATACCCGAATGGGGAAACCCAATGTGATACGTCACATTATCGCATGGTGAATACATAGCCATGCGAGGCGAACCGGGGGAACTGAAACATCTAAGTACCCCGAGGAAAAGAAATCAACCGAGATTCCCCCAGTAGCGGCGAGCGAACGGGGAACAGCCCAGAACCTGAATCAGTTTGTGTGTTAGTGGAAGCGTCTGGAAGGTCGCACGGTACAGGGTGATAGTCCCGTACACAAAAATGCACAAATTGTGAGTTCGATGAGTAGGGCGGGACACGTGACATCCTGTCTGAATATGGGGGGACCATCCTCCAAGGCTAAATACTCCTGACTGACCGATAGTGAACCAGTACCGTGAGGGAAAGGCGAAAAGAACCCCGGCGAGGGGAGTGAAATAGAACCTGAAACCGTGTACGTACAAGCAGTGGGAGCCTACTTTGTTGGGTGACTGCGTACCTTTTGTATAATGGGTCAGCGACTTATATTTTGTAGCAAGGTTAACCGTATAGGGGAGCCGTAGGGAAACCGAGTCTTAACTGGGCGTCAAGTTGCAAGGTATAGACCCGAAACCCGGTGATCTAGCCATGGGCAGGTTGAAGGTTGGGTAACACTAACTGGAGGACCGAACCGACTAATGTTGAAAAATTAGCGGATGACTTGTGGCTGGGGGTGAAAGGCCAATCAAACCGGGAGATAGCTGGTTCTCCCCGAAAGCTATTTAGGTAGCGCCTCGTGAACTCATCTTCGGGGGTAGAGCACTGTTTCGACTAGGGGGCCATCCCGGCTTACCAACTCGATGCAAACTCCGAATACCGAAGAATGTTATCACGGGAGACACACGGCGGGTGCTAACGTCCGTCGTGAAGAGGGAAACAACCCAGACCGCCAGCTAAGGTCCCAAAGTCATGGTTAAGTGGGAAACGATGTGGGAAGGCATAGACAGCCAGGATGTTGGCTTAGAAGCAGCCATCATTTAAAGAAAGCGTAATAGCTCACTGGTCGAGTCGGCCTGCGCGGAAGATGTAACGGGGCTAAACCATGCACCGAAGCTGCGGCAGCGACGCTTAGGCGTTGTTGGGTAGGGGAGCGTTCTGTAAGCCGTTGAAGGTGAACTGTGAGGTTTGCTGGAGGTATCAGAAGTGCGAATGCTGACATAAGTAACGATAATGCGGGTGAAAAACCCGCACGCCGGAAGACCAAGGGTTCCTGTCCAACGTTAATCGGGGCAGGGTGAGTCGACCCCTAAGGCGAGGCCGAAAGGCGTAGTCGATGGGAAACAGGTTAATATTCCTGTACTCGGTGTTACTGCGAAGGGGGGACGGAGAGGGCTAGGCTAGCCGGGCGACGGTTGTCCCGGTTTAAGCGTGTAGGGGGTGTGACTTGGTAAATCCGGTTACATATCAACCCTGAGGCGTGATGACGAGCCACTACGGTGGTGAAGTAGTTGATGCCGCACTTCCAGGAAAAGCCTCTAAGCATCAGGTAACATTGAATCGTACCCCAAACCGACACAGGTGGTCAGGTAGAGAATACTCAGGCGCTTGAGAGAACTCGGGTGAAGGAACTAGGCAAAATGGTGCCGTAACTTCGGGAGAAGGCACGCTGTCGCTAGGTGGAGGAACTTGCTTCCCGAGCCGAAGACAGTCGAAGATACCAGCTGGCTGCAACTGTTTAATAAAAACACAGCACTGTGCAAACACGAAAGTGGACGTATACGGTGTGACGCCTGCCCGGTGCCGGAAGGTTAATTGATGGGGTGCAAGCTCTTGATTGAAGTCCCAGTAAACGGCGGCCGTAACTATAACGGTCCTAAGGTAGCGAAATTCCTTGTCGGGTAAGTTCCGACCTGCACGAATGGCGTAACGATGGCCACGCTGTCTCCTCCCGAGACTCAGCGAAGTTGAAATGGCTGTGATGATGCAATCTACCCGCGGCAAGACGGAAAGACCCCGTGAACCTTTACTATAGCTTTGCATTGGACTTTGAGCCTTGCTGTGTAGGATAGGTGGGAGGCTTTGAAGCGGGGACGCCAGTTTGCGTGGAGCCAACCTTGAAATACCACCCTTTAATGTTTGATGTTCTAACTTTGCCCCGTTATCCGGGGTGAGGACAGTGTCTGGTGGGTAGTTTGACTGGGGCGGTCTCCTCCTAAAGAGTAACGGAGGAGCACGAAGGTTAGCTAATCACGGTCGGACATCGTGAGGTTAGTGCAATGGCATAAGCTAGCTTGACTGCGAGAGTGACGGCTCGAGCAGGTACGAAAGTAGGTCATAGTGATCCGGTGGTTCTGAATGGAAGGGCCATCGCTCAACGGATAAAAGGTACTCCGGGGATAACAGGCTGATACCGCCCAAGAGTTCATATCGACGGCGGTGTTTGGCACCTCGATGTCGGCTCATCACATCCTGGGGCTGAAGTAGGTCCCAAGGGTACGGCTGTTCGCCGTTTAAAGTGGTACGCGAGCTGGGTTTAGAACGTCGTGAGACAGTTCGGTCCCTATCTGCCGTGGGCGTTGGAAGATTGAGAGGGGCTGCTCCTAGTACGAGAGGACCGGAGTGGACGCATCACTGGTGTTCGGGTTGTCATGCCAATGGCATTGCCCGGTAGCTAAATGCGGAAAAGATAAGCGCTGAAAGCATCTAAGCGCGAAACTTGCCTCAAGATGAGTCTTCCCTGGGACTTCGAGTCCCCTGAAGGGACGTTTAAGACTAAGACGTTGATAGGCTGGGTGTGTAAGTGCAGCGATGCATTGAGCTAACCAGTACTAATGACCCGAGAGGCTTAACCTTACAACACCGAAGGTGTTTTAGAGAGACACAAAGACTTAAGTTTTGATATTCAGCTTGTTCAAAGATTGATTCTGATGGCTGCCCTGAATAATGGGGAAAGCGGTTGGAATGAAACAGAATTTGCCTGGCGGCAGTAGCGCGGTGGTCCCACCTGACCCCATGCCGAACTCAGAAGTGAAACGCCGTAGCGCCGATGGTAGTGTGGGGTCTCCCCATGCGAGAGTAGGGAACTGCCAGGCATCAAATTAAAAGTAGTACTGTGTAGTAGTAGGGCGGTTGCCTGCTCGAGAAGAGAGTAGGACTAAAAGCAACGCTTTTAGCACGTTGCTTGCAACGGCCCGAAGGGTGTATGACGGAGTCATACATAAACTGCCATGCATCAAATTAGTCTTCAATTCCCCTGACAAGGAATATTAACGAAGACAAACTGATAACAGACGGATTGTCTGTTGTGAGTGAAAGAACCGGTGGAGCGGTAGTTCAGTTGGTTAGAATACCTGCCTGTCACGCAGGGGGTCGCGGGTTCGAGCCCCGTCCGTTCCGCCACTAATTGCATAACCCTAGTCGAAAGGCTCAGGGTTTTTTGCATTCTAAATCTGAAAAACACGCGCGTTTATCCCCATTTCTTCCTCTTTCGATAAGATTTTTGACGTTTTAATAAAATTTAAACTTAAAAACTTTATCCCTTAAGCCAATTTTATAAACATAATTCTTTAATTTTAATTACTTGAGAAATTAATCAAAAATTATACTTATTTTTAAGTTTATAGTTTATTAAATAATAGAGTATTGATATTTTCTTACCAAGATCCTGTTAAGATCATATAATAAATCTCGGGTTAGGATTATTCGCAATTACGAGTGCAAGCAGATAAGAAATCTAATACAGTCTGAAGTTAGACACTTAAGATTCCAAAGCCTGAGGTCACATGAATTACTCATTATCGGTACTTGACTGGCAGGCAATTGCACCGGGAGTCAGTACTTCAGAAGCCTGGCTGCGATGGGCATTTTTACCAGAAAAGAGTAGATTCTGCGGCGAAATAGAAAAGAGCCAGCGTATCCCAATGATGTCTTCGCGCAGAATGAGCCTGGTTAGTCGCCTGGCGGTAGAAACCTCATTAGCATTGCTGGAAAGGCATCAAATAGACAGGGCCGTGTTTACCAGTCGTCACGGCGAGCTTGAAAGAACCTATAAAATTCTTCAGACGTTAGCCCAGGAACAACAGGTTTCACCCACAGATTTTTCTATGTCAGTCCACAATACCGCTGCCGGTTGGGTGACTATTACTGCTAAAAATACCTTGCCGGTCACCTCATTAGCTGCCGGAAAAGACAGTTTCCAGCAGGGTATGATTGAAGCGCGGGCCATGCTATCTGTAAAAGGGGTAAATAAAGTCCTATTAGTGGATTTCGATGGCATCGTTCCCAAACCTTATGATGATATGAGCAGTGCTAACTATTCGCCTTACTGTATTGCGCTGGTATTGTCTCTGGGCGAGCAATTTAGTTGCCAGCGTATCGCTGAAACTCAGGTTGATGATTTACCGCAGAGCTTAAGTTTTATAAGACATTACCTGCAAAACGACAGCGCATTTTGCATTAGTGCGGGATCCGGTCAGTGGCTATGAACCGCAAGGATTAAATACCGGAAAAAATGACATGAAACGAGCCAGCCTGATAAACCGCCTGTGGCGCTGGTTAGCAACCGGGATATTTTTTGTATTTTTCGGAATTGGCGGATTAGTCCTTTCTATCATCTGGTTTACCCTGTTGCGGTTGTTTATAAAAGATCCACAAAAGCTTAATTTGATGACTTTAAACAGTATAAAAAAGAGTTTTCAGCTGCTTCTTAACTCACTACGTCTAGCCGGTGTAATGAATTATCGTATTGTAGGCGCAGATCTTTTTAAGCAAGATAAAGGTTGTCTGATAGTCGCTAACCATCCTAGCCTGCTGGATTATGTTTTACTGGCATCCTGCATGCCGCGTTGTGACTGTATCGTCAAACAGGCATTGCTGAGAAATCCTTTTGTCAGCGGCGTCATTAAGTCAGCCGGGTATCTAATTAACTCAGGATCTGAAGACTTGCTGAATGCCTGTGAGGAGAGACTGCAAGCAGGTGGTACGATTCTTATTTTTCCAGAAGGGACACGAACAATTCCTGGAGAAGCGCCTGTTTTACAACGAGGTGCAGCCAATATTGCGCTTAGGGCTGGATGTGAGATTCGTATAGTTTCTATTTCCTGTGAACCACCAATGCTAACCAAACGGGGCCGATGGTACAATGTTCCGCCGGTTAAACCCCAGTTTGTAATTACAGTTAAAAGCAAAGTAATACCCCAGGATTTTATACAAGCCCGTGACGCTTCGTTGGCTTTGGCAGCAAGACGATTGACTCAACATCTGCATTCTGAGTTAGTGTTGAAAAATAACGAGAAATAAGCAATGGATCCACTAAGTAACGAAATCAAAATTCTGATCATCGATACCCTCAATCTTGAAGGGATGACGCCGGAAGAAATAGACACTGAAGCGGCACTATTTGGCGATGGTTTAGGTCTGGATTCCATTGATGCTCTGGAATTAGGCCTTGCACTGAAAAATAAATATGGCGTTGTACTTTCGGCCGAAAGCGAAGAGATGCGCCAGCATTTTTATTCGGTTGCGACGCTCGTACGCTTTATCAATCAAAAATTAAAATAGTATTTAAACGAAACAAAATTTCCTGAGAAGGTTGTATGCAGAAGCCAGAAATTTATCAACAAATTAGCGAACTTTTAGTCAAGTTATTCGAGCTTGATGCTGATGACATCACGCCAGAATCGCGACTGTATGAAGACCTCGATTTAGACAGTATCGATGCCGTCGATTTGGTGGTGCACCTGCAAAAAATCACCGGCAAGAAAATCAAGCCTGAAATCTTTAAATCTGTGAAAACAGTTCAAGACGTCGTTGACGCCATTGACGTACTGATCAAAACCGAACAACAGTAATCAGACAATGACTGAAGGTCGTTTAACTCCAAGTTCTCGCCTGTCAGCCTGTTTGCAAGTGATAACGGTAATCGTGGTCATTGCTTATCCGCTCGTGGTTTGGCTGGGTTTGAAAACTTGGGGAGAGCGTTCTTGCGCCAGTTCTAGTAATGATATTTATTCTCCGCTTGCTGACTTTTCGCGGGAAACTAACCCAGTTGACCACTTTGGGAAGGACAGTAGCGATTACGGGCATTGCGCTTGGGTCTGCCAGTTGGCTGCTGCATGAAACGCAAATGCTGCTCTATTACCCGGTAGTGGTGAATGCCCTGTTGCTAGTGTTATTTGGTTATTCGCTTTTTGTTTCGCCCCCCATCGTGGAGCGACTGGCCAGACTCTCTCAGCCTGATTTGCCGCCCCGAGGTGTTAAATATACGAGACGAGTGACGCAAGTCTGGTGTGCTTTTTTCATCATTAATGGTTCCATAGCACTCTTTACCTGCCTTTTCGGGGATATAGCGGTTTGGACCTTATATAATGGCGGTATCAGCTATCTGCTGATCGGTTTATTAATGGGTATTGAATGGACAGTCAGAAGATGGATCCAGCGTGTTTAATACTGCCGATGGAACAATGGCTGACTTCAATAGCCGATACTGACTCGCTAGTTGCCTGGAGTCGTACGCAGCGCTGGCAGCAAAGTGACTTTCGTTTTGACGTGAGTCAGTTGCTTCAGCGCCTAAAGAACCTGCCACATAAACGCTGGGCACTGTGTTTTGATAACAGTTACCACTTTGCCGTGGCGATGCTGGCGACCCTTTATAGTGGCAAAATACCTGTGCTGCCGGGGCATCAGCGCCAATCGCTTTTGGAAGAGCAGCTGTCCGAGTTCGACGCACTGCTGACAGACTGTTCGCTAAGCCTGCCGTGCCCAACGCTTTTGCTCCCGATTACTTTTTCGGATGAAAATTCGCTTGCTGAAAACGACAGTCTCATTCCATTGCCTGAATTTCCTGCTACGGCTTCAGTGGTGCTGTTTACCTCTGGCTCGACCGGCAAACCGCAAAAAATCACGAAAACGATAACCAGTTTGCAAACTGAAAGCCGCTGGCTTGCCCAGCGCTGGGGCCTGAGTCTGCGTAAGGGACGTTTGGCAGCAACCGTTTCGTCTCAGCATATGTATGGTCTCACTTTTCGTTTTATGCTGCCGTTAAGTCTGAGAGTGCCTTTTTTCGCAGAAAATCTGGAGGTCCACGAGCAGTTGGTTGCCATGGCACAGCAGTTCCCTTTGACTGTCATCAGTAGTCCGGCCTTTTTACAACGACTTGACCCTTATCTCGAAAAGGTAAAATGCCAGCAGGTATTCTCAGCGGGCGGCCCTCTTTCTGTCGAAACCGCAGCGCACGTACAGCAGCTTTGTGGTGTCTGTCCAGTTGATATTTATGGCACTAGTGAAACCGGGATTCTTGCCAGTCGGCAGCAACGGTTATCTGAAACTCCGTGGACATTATTCGATGGCGTCGAGCTGTTATTCGAAAATAATAGTCCTACTCGTGCAGTCTCGGAATTAATCCCACAGCCAGAAGGCATTCCGTTAAGTGATAATTTGCGAATAGCTGATAATAACCGACAGTTTCATTTGCTGGGTCGGCAGGATCGCATCGTCAAGATTGCCGAACAGCGACTCTCCCTTGATGAGATAGAGCAGCGATTATGTCAGCTTCCTACAGTAGCAAAGGCTTGTGTGCTGCAAATTGAGAAGAAAGATCGGTCTTATGTTGCTGCCGTGATAGTGCTAAGCGCTACAGGGGCTGAACTGCTAGGCAAAGAGTCGCAGGTTGCATTAACTCAGGGATTACGCCAATCTCTGCGAGGCTGGCTTGCTCCTGTTGCAATACCGCGATTTTGGCGTGTGATTCAATTTATCCCCATGAATTTACAAGGTAAAATAATTTATTCCGAACTGCGGGAACTGTTTTTATGATGCTCCCACTGGTATTGAGTAAACACTGTCTTGACCATAGCTTGATGCTTGAACTGCAGCTGCCTGCCGATCTTTTCTGGTTTAAAGGACATTTTCCCGGACAACCCATTTTACCCGGAGTCAGTCAGCTCAACTGGGTGATACATTTCGCCCGCCAGGATCTTGGCGTAATCAATAATTTTGCCGGATTTGACGTGATCAAGTTTCAGCGGCCGTTGTTGCCAGAGCAGAAAGTATCGCTATCGATAGAATGGCTTCAGGATAAAAATAAACTGATTTTCAGTTTCGATAGCGGTGAGCGGCAGGCCAGCAGCGGGAAGATTAACCTATGCCCCTGAAAGCGCCATTCCGCCCGTGTATTCTCATTCCTTGCTTTAACCACGGCGGCACGATGTCTGCGGTGTTAGCAAACATTGAGCCTTTTAATTTTCCCTGTATCGTGGTCGACGATGGTAGCGACAGTAAAACGGCAACAGAACTCGACCGCCTGACCGCACAGTATTCATGGGTAACTCTACTGAGGATGGCGCAAAATCGCGGCAAAGGGGCGGCGGTAATGAGGGGCATGAGCGAAGCCGCCAGGATGGGCTTTAGCCATGCCTTGCAGGTAGATGCTGACGGTCAGCATCAGCTGAGCGATATCCCCAAACTTCTTAAACAGGCCGAGGAATTCCCCGAGTTTCTGATTTCTGGCAAGCCGCTTTATGATGACTCGGTGCCAAAATCACGTCTGTATGGGCGCTATGTCACTCATTTTTGGGTTTGGATCGAAACTCTATCGTTTTCGTTGCAAGACAGTATGTGCGGATTTCGCGTTTATCCTCTGCGACCGGCGCTGGCCCTGATGCAGCAGCATACAATTGGCGAGCGAATGGATTTCGATACCGAAATTATGGTGCGATTGTATTGGCAAGGCACGCGCAGCCGCTTTATTCCCACTCAAGTGATTTATCCGCCTGACGGTCTGTCGCATTTTGATGCGCTAAAAGACAATCTGCGCATTTCATGGATGCATACCAGGCTCTTTTTAGGCATGTTGCCACGGATCCCCAAACTACTGCGATTGCGCAACAGCGCCAGCCGCGATCCTCACTGGTCTAAAACCCAGGAGCGTAAAGGGCTGTGGGGTATTCGCCTGATGATGAACGTTTATCGCGTGCTGGGACGGCAGAGCTTTCAACTGCTGCTTTATCCAGTAATTGGCTATTTTTGGCTGTCCGGAGCACGTCAGCGCCGTGCATCTAAAGATTACCTGCGGCGTTTATCTGATTTCGCTGCGACTCGCGGTGTCACGTTACCTTATCGATTAAGCAGTTTTCGGCATTTTATGCGTTTCGGCGAGGCGATGCTCAGTAAGCTGGCGACTTGGCGGGGTGACACGCGGCTCGGGCGCGATGCGATACTGGTCGATAATGGACGCTGTGAGGCGCAAATCACGACCGGAAAAGGCACGCTGATTATTGCTTCCCATCTGGGTGATATTGAATCCTGCCGCGCGCTTGGCGAGTTGGACCAGAATGTTAAAGTGAATGCGCTCGTGTTTACTCAACACGCTGAAAGATTCAATCAGGTGATGAAAGAAATCAATCCGCAGGCTAACGTCAACCTCATCCAAGTGGCGAATATGGGGCCAGAAACCGCAATTCTGCTGCGTGAAAAATTAGACCGCGGTGAATGGGTGGCAATTGTCGGCGATCGTACGTCGGCAGGTGGTTATCAGCGTGGCGGGCAACAGCGGCTGATTTTTTCCGATTTTCTTGGCTCTCCGGCGGCGTTTCCGCAAGGGCCTTTCATTCTGGCGGCAGCCTTGCGCGTGCCGGTATTTTTGATGTTTGGCATCATGCAGCAGAAAAAATTGAATATCTATTTTGAACCTTTTGCCGATCCGCTGCTGATCCCACGCGCGGCGCGGCAACAAAGTTTACAGGGTATTATCGACAGCTATGCCCGTCGCCTCGAGCATTACAGCCTGCTCGCACCTCATGACTGGTTCAATTTTTACGATTTTTGGCAGCATCGCGAAGATGTGCCCGTTGATAGAGAGTCTGATTGAAATGGCCGAGAAAAAAGATCTGCGTTTATCCGATCCTCGTTTCACTACACGCGTTGAGATAACCATCCCTTTTCACGATGTTGACCCCATGGGCGTAGTTTGGCACGGCAATTATTTTCGCTATTTCGAGGTTGCTCGCGAGGCGCTGCTTAAGCAGTTTGCTTACGGCTATCGCGAGATGGAAGCCTCAGGCTATGTCTGGCCGATTGTCGATACGCGCGTGAAGTACAGCGGGCCGGTCACCTTTGAGCAGCAGATTATTGTGCAGGCGGAAGTGACAGAGTTCGAAAACCGTTTGCGAATTGACTATCAGATTTTCGATTTACAAACCGGCAAACGCACCACCAGCGGCTATACGCTGCAAGTTGCAGTTCACATCGAAAGCAAAGAGATGTGTTTTGTTTCGCCGCCAGTTTTATTCGATAAAATGGGGATCAGTCAGTGATGCGTTTTCTATTGACAATTATCGCTTTAGTTAGCTTAAGCGCACAGGCCGTGACTCTCGACCAGCTTCAGCAGCGCTTTAGTCAACAACCGGTGCTGCGCGCTGAATTTAGCCAGCAGCGCAGCGTCAGCGGAATGGATCAGAAGCTCAATTCAAGCGGAAATTTGCTGATTTCACGCAGCGATGGTCTCTGGTGGCAGCAACAAAAACCCTTTCCGCTGAGCCTGTTACTGACAGACAGTAAAATGGTGCAAACTATGGCTGGTCAGGCGCCGCAGGTGGTGACAGCGCAAAATAACCCGCAAATGTTCCAGTTTAACTCGCTGCTAACGGCGCTTTTTCATGCCGATCATCGGGCGTTGGAGCAAAACTTTACCCTGAATTTCAGCGATCTTGGGCAGGGCAACTGGAGGCTGGTGCTTGAACCTAAAACCTCACCTTTAAACCGTCTATTCAAAACGATCACTTTAGATGGCCAAAATTATCTGAATAATATCGATATCAATGACATGCAGGGCGACAGCACGAAAATTCGCTTCTTTAATCAACGTACCGAGCCTAAGACTTTAACTGATGCCGAGAAGCAGCATTTTTCTTCCTGAACGCCATCGTCAGCTGGCTATCGGCTGGCTGCTAATCTGTTTGGCGCTGATTGCCACACTGTTTTGGCTGATACCCCGCAGTCAGGTCAACAGCAGCGTGCTGGCATTATTGCCCAAACAGCAACTGGCCGATGTGCCAGCAGATCTTTCTGCGGCCTTTAGTCAGCGGCTCGACCGCCAGCTGATGTGGTTGGTCAACCCGCCTGAAAATGAGCAGCGAGATGAAGCGCTGAACTGGTGGTTGAGTCACCTGCGCCAGCTGCCTGCGCTGCAACAGGTCGAAGGCCCGATGGATGAC contains the following coding sequences:
- a CDS encoding glycosyltransferase, giving the protein MPLKAPFRPCILIPCFNHGGTMSAVLANIEPFNFPCIVVDDGSDSKTATELDRLTAQYSWVTLLRMAQNRGKGAAVMRGMSEAARMGFSHALQVDADGQHQLSDIPKLLKQAEEFPEFLISGKPLYDDSVPKSRLYGRYVTHFWVWIETLSFSLQDSMCGFRVYPLRPALALMQQHTIGERMDFDTEIMVRLYWQGTRSRFIPTQVIYPPDGLSHFDALKDNLRISWMHTRLFLGMLPRIPKLLRLRNSASRDPHWSKTQERKGLWGIRLMMNVYRVLGRQSFQLLLYPVIGYFWLSGARQRRASKDYLRRLSDFAATRGVTLPYRLSSFRHFMRFGEAMLSKLATWRGDTRLGRDAILVDNGRCEAQITTGKGTLIIASHLGDIESCRALGELDQNVKVNALVFTQHAERFNQVMKEINPQANVNLIQVANMGPETAILLREKLDRGEWVAIVGDRTSAGGYQRGGQQRLIFSDFLGSPAAFPQGPFILAAALRVPVFLMFGIMQQKKLNIYFEPFADPLLIPRAARQQSLQGIIDSYARRLEHYSLLAPHDWFNFYDFWQHREDVPVDRESD
- a CDS encoding AMP-binding protein encodes the protein MDPACLILPMEQWLTSIADTDSLVAWSRTQRWQQSDFRFDVSQLLQRLKNLPHKRWALCFDNSYHFAVAMLATLYSGKIPVLPGHQRQSLLEEQLSEFDALLTDCSLSLPCPTLLLPITFSDENSLAENDSLIPLPEFPATASVVLFTSGSTGKPQKITKTITSLQTESRWLAQRWGLSLRKGRLAATVSSQHMYGLTFRFMLPLSLRVPFFAENLEVHEQLVAMAQQFPLTVISSPAFLQRLDPYLEKVKCQQVFSAGGPLSVETAAHVQQLCGVCPVDIYGTSETGILASRQQRLSETPWTLFDGVELLFENNSPTRAVSELIPQPEGIPLSDNLRIADNNRQFHLLGRQDRIVKIAEQRLSLDEIEQRLCQLPTVAKACVLQIEKKDRSYVAAVIVLSATGAELLGKESQVALTQGLRQSLRGWLAPVAIPRFWRVIQFIPMNLQGKIIYSELRELFL
- a CDS encoding beta-ketoacyl synthase chain length factor; protein product: MNYSLSVLDWQAIAPGVSTSEAWLRWAFLPEKSRFCGEIEKSQRIPMMSSRRMSLVSRLAVETSLALLERHQIDRAVFTSRHGELERTYKILQTLAQEQQVSPTDFSMSVHNTAAGWVTITAKNTLPVTSLAAGKDSFQQGMIEARAMLSVKGVNKVLLVDFDGIVPKPYDDMSSANYSPYCIALVLSLGEQFSCQRIAETQVDDLPQSLSFIRHYLQNDSAFCISAGSGQWL
- a CDS encoding acyl carrier protein, which codes for MQKPEIYQQISELLVKLFELDADDITPESRLYEDLDLDSIDAVDLVVHLQKITGKKIKPEIFKSVKTVQDVVDAIDVLIKTEQQ
- a CDS encoding acyl-CoA thioesterase → MAEKKDLRLSDPRFTTRVEITIPFHDVDPMGVVWHGNYFRYFEVAREALLKQFAYGYREMEASGYVWPIVDTRVKYSGPVTFEQQIIVQAEVTEFENRLRIDYQIFDLQTGKRTTSGYTLQVAVHIESKEMCFVSPPVLFDKMGISQ
- a CDS encoding lysophospholipid acyltransferase family protein, with amino-acid sequence MKRASLINRLWRWLATGIFFVFFGIGGLVLSIIWFTLLRLFIKDPQKLNLMTLNSIKKSFQLLLNSLRLAGVMNYRIVGADLFKQDKGCLIVANHPSLLDYVLLASCMPRCDCIVKQALLRNPFVSGVIKSAGYLINSGSEDLLNACEERLQAGGTILIFPEGTRTIPGEAPVLQRGAANIALRAGCEIRIVSISCEPPMLTKRGRWYNVPPVKPQFVITVKSKVIPQDFIQARDASLALAARRLTQHLHSELVLKNNEK
- a CDS encoding phosphopantetheine-binding protein, producing the protein MDPLSNEIKILIIDTLNLEGMTPEEIDTEAALFGDGLGLDSIDALELGLALKNKYGVVLSAESEEMRQHFYSVATLVRFINQKLK
- a CDS encoding outer membrane lipoprotein carrier protein LolA, translating into MRFLLTIIALVSLSAQAVTLDQLQQRFSQQPVLRAEFSQQRSVSGMDQKLNSSGNLLISRSDGLWWQQQKPFPLSLLLTDSKMVQTMAGQAPQVVTAQNNPQMFQFNSLLTALFHADHRALEQNFTLNFSDLGQGNWRLVLEPKTSPLNRLFKTITLDGQNYLNNIDINDMQGDSTKIRFFNQRTEPKTLTDAEKQHFSS
- a CDS encoding hydroxymyristoyl-ACP dehydratase → MMLPLVLSKHCLDHSLMLELQLPADLFWFKGHFPGQPILPGVSQLNWVIHFARQDLGVINNFAGFDVIKFQRPLLPEQKVSLSIEWLQDKNKLIFSFDSGERQASSGKINLCP